AGGCAATTGAGCGATTCTGTACTCTCGGAGGTCATGTACCGTTTACTGAAATTTTATGTCCGTTTGCTGAACGTTTCGATGCGTCTGCTGAATCGTCCGTAGGGTTTATGGCTTAGACGTCGTCTTTCTGGCAAATCCTACGGTCATCGGGCCGATAAAAACGAACTTTTTATGAAACTCAAAAAAAGCGTTGCCATTAGCGAAAATGGGTTTGTCTTCAACGCATCGCGAGGAGACTCCTTTTCGACAAACCCATCCGGAACCCAAATTCTGGACTGGCTCAGGCTGGGCAAAACAGATGGTGAGATGAAGGCCCTGTTACTGGCTCAGTATGAAATTGATGAAGCCACCTGCGAGTAAGACCTGTACGATTTCATTAAGATCTTGAAACAATATAACCTGTTAGACGTATGAACAAGCTACCCGTAACCATCGCCGTCACAGGACTTAACAATTCTGACAATCCTGGCCCTGGCATTCCCGTTATTCGCAGCCTACGCGAGAGCCGCTATCTGGATGTTCGGATTGTGGGGCTTTCCTACGAAAATCTTGAACCGGGTATTTATTTGGACGATATGGTGGATATGGTGTATTCCATTCCGTACCCATCGCTCGGCCACGAAACCCTGCTGGCCCGTC
This window of the Spirosoma aerolatum genome carries:
- a CDS encoding PqqD family protein — encoded protein: MKLKKSVAISENGFVFNASRGDSFSTNPSGTQILDWLRLGKTDGEMKALLLAQYEIDEATCE